One Cucumis melo cultivar AY chromosome 8, USDA_Cmelo_AY_1.0, whole genome shotgun sequence genomic window, ACAAAAACCCACAACTTTTCTCATCCACTTTTTAAATTGAAACATCAATGTTTaaatcttcataatgaaatcaAATTCTAAATTACCTTAGTTCTTGCTGAATATGATCCTCGAGCAAACATCCCAGATGGGGTTGTATCTTCAGGCATTTCGTGAGTGTAAGGTTCTTCCTGAGGACTAAAAGTTCCCAGCATTTCTTTTGAACTATCCactgttttatatatatatatatatataaatttcaaagaccaaacaaacaaaaaggcCGAGTCTTTGTAGATATTTAGTTCATAAGAGAATAAATAGAGAAAGAAAGTCACCTTTAACACCAGTTTTCCATACTGTGTTGGCATATTTGAGACCTGCAACAATGTTATTGCTAACTTTGAAGGTGAAGATCAAGTTGTAACGGCTACCTTCTTTCAATGTAAACCATAGCCCTTTTGGATTCCCAGTCTCAGGAACTTGTAGAACAATGTCTGCCCTTCCTGGAGTTCTAATCGCTAAGCTCAGAATCTTTACTTCTGGTTCCAAAGtttctgcttttttttttcacccATCAAAACAAACAAATGAAACACAAGTCTCTCAACACTTTCTTCACTTCTTGAACTATTTAAACGAAACCTGTCTTATAATTGAAATAACAACTTCAAATAATTACCTCCAACAGCTGACATATCCACACTTCCTAGAAGTTGTTCCTTCCACCTTCTCAAGCTTTCATCATCCTAAAAGAACCCATTTTGGAAGCATTACAAATTGAGCATGATGAAAAGCAAACAAAGACGAAAATTTTGCTCAATCCCAAAAGAggagaatgaaaaagaaatagaaaccTTATCTTTCTCAAGTTGTTCTTTCAATGTACATTGAGGACCCAACTCAATCTTCCttccttcttcatcttcatcatcctCTGCTGCACAAATAGAAGTCTCACTCATTTTTCTACTCAACCCAACACTATCGTCTCCATTCTCTTCTTCAACTCCAcctattttcttaatttcaagAGAACCGTTTCCATCTTCATTGTTGTCAAGACCCATTTCTCTTCAAATGGCCAGACAAGTCAAAAGACCATCCACAAATGGTAGACAAAAGAATAAACTCTGTCCAccaaaaggaagagaaaaacaGAGAAGGTGAGGAAAATGGGCAGAGAGAAGTCAAAGAGCAAGGGGGTCCAGccaaaagaaacaaacaaaatcaaaagagaacccaataacaaaaaaaatgaggAGCTTTTATAAGAATTTCCGAAAGTATGGGTAATGGAATGAAAATTGAAAGAAACCCACAAAAGGATAAGCCTTGGAAgttagaaaggaaaagaaaaagaagaaatgaatgaatgaatgaaacGTGAAGAGAAATGGTCGCATGGTAATGCTAAAAATAACAAATACAAATATGGAGAGATCGTGCAGGACACTTACAGCTCCAAGATTCCAGGGGGTTTCGTCTCTCCAAATTCAGCTAAtcgaagaagatgaagaagaagaagaagaagaagaagaaatgagagGAAACAGAGTAGGTAAAGAAATGGAACGAATGGAATAGAGATGAGCATTTGACCTTTTCTTGCGGAGAAGATTCTTGCAAATCATTGGTTATAATGGAGATTGTTAGCTGCCATGCCGCCTACAATCTTCATGTTCTTTATAACTTCTGTGTTTGTCTTCTCCAacttattgttattttttatttcaactCTTTTAAATGCCTGAAAGTGATTACTCAATTCCATGCTTAGCTGGatctttaattttgtttgtttgattgattttattttttcgtATTAAATTTCACTTTCggatttttattttgttgtcaAGTTCTAGCGTTTAGTTGCAACACTTGTTCAAATTCAATGTTTAAGCTAATAAAATCGAAAGATTAAAGTTTTAAACTTAGTTAATCACCTAAACAGAGGTaaaattgaagtttttctattaatttattattttgagaAATTTCACGGGACAAATTGTATTTTGTATATATCCTTCAAAAGGGTTTGTTAATGAGaaatctttaatttatttattttctgtTCATCTATATTTGAGGGGTGAAAGTAACAGCTTTCATCACTGTAGTTTTCTTATGACAAAAGGAATGAATTGTGTTGAATAATTGAAGATTTTATCGTCATAAGTAGACATTGCCCATCAAACGTTAAAATTTACTATTCTAATTCTTGTACTTCAAGAACTATGTTTGTTATctgtttataaaaataaatgttagattagatataacaaagtttaaagaGTAATTATGCAATCCAATGTATTCACTTTGGGATTGAATTTTGTTAAAGAGGGGAACAAACTCAAGCATCTGGTTTGAAAGGAAACTATCCTTTAAGTAATCCACATAAAAACGAAGAACTATTTCTAGAAGCCAAACATTTTCCAAAAAATTACATAGCAGCCTATTTGAAGGTCAAAAAGATCAATCGCTCCCCCATTTCCTTGCAACTCTATCTTTGGCAGTGACATCTTTGTTTGAAATCTCCTCAACCTCAGCATAATTACTAGCAGAGGACTTTCTCAAAAATTTTGAAGTTACAAAAGTCAATCCATTTCTTGTTCCTCGCAAAGCATAAAGCAGTGGGTTGAAAATAACAGCAAGCAACAGTTCACCCTTTGCAACTATGAGATACTTTTATTCCAAATTTGCAGCAGTGAAATGAGAGATTAGTTAGTTAGATTGCATTCTAAAATAGTTATAACCAGAATCTACGATGggttataaaagaaaa contains:
- the LOC103484655 gene encoding rho GDP-dissociation inhibitor 1 isoform X1; translated protein: MGLDNNEDGNGSLEIKKIGGVEEENGDDSVGLSRKMSETSICAAEDDEDEEGRKIELGPQCTLKEQLEKDKDDESLRRWKEQLLGSVDMSAVGAETLEPEVKILSLAIRTPGRADIVLQVPETGNPKGLWFTLKEGSRYNLIFTFKVSNNIVAGLKYANTVWKTGVKVDSSKEMLGTFSPQEEPYTHEMPEDTTPSGMFARGSYSARTKFLDDDNKSYLEINYTFDIRKDWQSS
- the LOC103484655 gene encoding rho GDP-dissociation inhibitor 1 isoform X2 — protein: MGLDNNEDGNGSLEIKKIGGVEEENGDDSVGLSRKMSETSICAAEDDEDEEGRKIELGPQCTLKEQLEKDKDDESLRRWKEQLLGSVDMSAVGETLEPEVKILSLAIRTPGRADIVLQVPETGNPKGLWFTLKEGSRYNLIFTFKVSNNIVAGLKYANTVWKTGVKVDSSKEMLGTFSPQEEPYTHEMPEDTTPSGMFARGSYSARTKFLDDDNKSYLEINYTFDIRKDWQSS